TCTAGTTCCTTCTGACTGACGCCGATCGAGTTAGCGAAGCGGATGGCCAATTCGTTATGGCCGGCGCTTCCCGTGTCCATGCCGCGAGTCTCTTCCTCGACCACGCCCCAGAGCTTCTGCGCGATTTCCGGATCGGTGCAGGCGAGATATCTCAGCATGGCGATGCGCGGCACAGCGGCGCGAAACTGATAATCCTGAATCGTCCAGGCGCGAATGTCGTCCAGCGACGCCGTGCCGTTGCCGACGGCCTTCAGAAACGGATGATTAATGCGAATCTTGGGAAACGTCTGAATGTCTTTCTTGATCTGCGCAACCCATTCTTTGGATGTGGCCATGAGAAAACCTCCCGAACGAATTAATTACTGGAGTGGGTGGGTAGGCCCCCAGCAACTCCAACACTCGACTACTCCAAGCCGTTTTTTCTCAGTCTATCGACAAAATATTCCCAGCCGCGCAGCGGGAAACGCTGGTCGGCGTTGTAAACTTCTAGTTCTTCCGCGCTCAGATATTTCGGTTGGCCGTGCAGCAGCGCCAGGTGATTCCATTCGCCGAGCATGGCCAATCTGGTGGTGCGCTCGATCATCTGCTCGATGCTTTCGCCGACCACCGCGTCGCCGTGCGCACGCATGAGGACCGCCGGTCCGTTGCCTAATGCTTTGGCTAGATCATTGCCGCGCTCGATGGTGCGCACGAGCCCCACCCCTTCATAGACCGGCGGCCCGTCGGCGGAAAGAAATTTACCGTAATGGTGCAGCGGTTTCAGCTTGATCGGCAGCACACTAAAGATCGTGCTCCATTTCGAATGGGTGTGGGCGACGCTGACGATCTCCGGCCGCGCTTTGAGAATGCACGCATGAATCGGCCATTCGTTGGGCGGCGTGGTTGCGCCGTCGAGATGGTTGCCGGCAAAGTCCTGCATGATCAGCCGAGAGCGCGTGACTGAGCCCGGGCTGATATTAGCGATGGTAATGAACGCGTCGTAGTTGGGCACGCGCGCGCAGACGTGACCATAGCCATCGGTAACGCCTTCGTTGTCGAGAATATGGCAAGAGGTGATGAGCTTGTCGGTTAATTCTTTTAGCTCTGAAGAATCGAGTGTTGGCACATTTTTGCGACTGGCTGCCATATTGGCGAATCTACTTTGGCGAAGTTGAACCTGTCAAACGCGACGATCGCCCAGCCGGCTCAAAAAATATTCCCAGGGGCGCGCCGGAAAGGATCGGTCGCCGGCGAAAGTCGCAAGCTCGCCTTCGGTCAAATAATCCGGCCCGCCGTGCACCGCTGCCATATGGGCAAGCTCACCCAAAAAGGCCAGCTGCACAGTGCGCAGCACCGCCTGCTCGACGCTGGCGCCGACCACTGCGTCGCCGTGGGCGCGCAGCAACGTCGACGCGCCGTCTTGCAGAGACTGCGCCAGTGCTTGGCCGCGGTCGACTGAGGTGACCAAACCAGCGTGCGGATAAATCGGCGCGCCACTTACCGGAAGAAACCGGCCGTACATGTGCGCCGGCCGCAGGCTTCTTTTGAGCACGCTGAACAGCGCGCTCCATTTAGAGTGGGTGTGGCAAACACTGTTCACATCGGGACGCGCCTTTAGAATACAGGCATGAATCGGCCATTCGTAGGGCGCCGGTTGCGCACCGCCGAGAAAGTTGCCATCGAAATCCAACAACACGAGCTTGTCGAGCGAGGCGCAGCCCGGGCTCACCTGAGCGATGGTGATGAAGGCATCGTGCCCGGGTATCCGCATGCTGACATGACCGAAGCCATCGGTGATTCCTTCACGATCGAGGATGAGGCAAGCATTGACGACTTTAGCTTTGATTTCTTTGAGCTCGGGGGAGTTGAAATAAGGACCTCGGTAAACGGTAGTCATTCTCGCTCCTGACTTGTGACACAGAGTAGAACGGTTCTAAACGCGGTGGCATCGAGAGTCAAGGCAAAAGCCGAGCTGAGTTCCGCTTTGGCGGCGAATCGGGCATAATTTGTGATCAGCGATGGCTAACCGGCGAATCACTTTGCGGCTCCATCCGTTTGCGCGGCCAAGTGTCGGGGTGGAGGGGGTCCACGCAGGCATCGCCCGCAAACAAAACCAATTGATATTTCGCTATCGGCTCGATGGTAACCTGGCGCTGTTGCGACTGCCGAAACTCGCCGCACCAGTTCACGCCGATGGTCTTTGGCAACATACTTGTTTCGAGGCATTTGTGGGCGTCAGGGGCAGCGCGGCTTACTATGAATTTAACTTCTCGCCATCGCGGCAGTGGGCTGTTTACGAGTTTCGCAGTTATCGCGACGGCGTCCCGCTGCGCGCGTCCGACTGGGCGCCGGAACTCTCAGTGCGCTATGCTGGCAACTGCTTGGAGCTTGAAGCCGTTGTTCCGCTCGAGCCGCTAGCGTGGATAACAGCGGGCGCGCGGCTACACGTTGGCTTAACTGCAGTGATCGAAGGCGGCGATGGGGAGCTCTCCTATTGGGCGCTCAAGCACCCCGCTGATAAGCCAGATTTTCATCACCCGGAGTCTTTTTTGTTGCAGCTCGCACTTGGCAATGAGAGCGCTTAGAATCGACGATGATGAAATTTGGCATCGATCGATTTCTCGAGGAACCGGCACTGCGCAAGCGGCTTGCCGGCAGGCGCGTTGCGTTGCTTGCCCATCCGGCATCGGTGACGCGCGATCTGGTGCATTCACTCGATGCGCTGGTGGCCATTCCCGAGGTCAAATTGACTGCTGCCTTTGGCCCGCAGCATGGCCTGCGCGGCGACAAGCAGGACAACATGATCGAGTCGCCGGACTATGTCGATCCGGTGCACGGCATTCCCGTGTTCAGTTTGTACGGCGAAGTGCGCCGGCCGACGACGGCGATGATGGATTGTTTCGATGTTTTACTCGTCGATCTCCAGGATGTGGGCTGCCGCATCTACACCTTCATTACCACGTTACGATACGTGCTTGAGGCGGCGGCGCAGCACAAGAAAACGGTGTGGGTGCTCGATCGGCCGAATCCGGTGGGCCGGCCAGTGGAAGGCTTATTGCTCCGCTCGGGTTGGGAGAGTTTTGTCGGTGCCGGACCGCTACCGATGCGGCATGGTTTGACGTTAGGGGAACTGGGCACTTGGTTCGCGAAGACGTTGCAGCTCGACGTTGATTACCAGGTCATCGCAATGGAAGGGTGGCAACCCGACACCGGCCCGGGCTATGGCTGGCCGTTGTGTGAGCGTAGCTGGGTCAACCCGAGCCCGAACGCGGCCAATCTGTCGATGGCGCGCTGCTACGCCGGCACAGTGATGCTCGAAGGCACGACGCTGTCGGAGGGGCGTGGCACGACGCGGCCGCTTGAACTGTTTGGTGCGCCGGACATCGAACCGAGGAAATTGCTCGCCAAGATGGAATCCCTCGCGCCAGAGTGGCTGCGCGGCTGCAGCCTGCGCGAATGCTGGTTTGAGCCGACGTTTCATAAACATGCAGGGAAGCTCTGTGCTGGTGTGCAAATCCACGTCGACGATCTGGGCTACGATCATCAAGCGTTCAAGCCTTGGCGCTTGATGGCGCTGGCACTCAAAGCGCTGAAGCTATTGCGACCGGACTATGAGCTATGGCGCGACTTTCCCTACGAATACGAACGCGAACGGTTAGCGATCGATTTGATCAACGGTAGCGAGTTGTTGCGGCGGTGGGTGAATGATGGTGGAGCTTCGCCAGCGGATCTAGAGAAAATCGCCACGAAAGATGAACATCAGTGGCTCGAAGAAAGACGTGCATTGCTCTCCTATTCTTGAATATTTATTTCAGCCCCAGACTCTTTACGAACCCACTCTCGTCCAGTTCTTTTACGATACTGTCGTCGAGAATCTCTTCCGCCTTAACGTCCTTTACTTTCGGATTGTCGCGCGCGGTGAATTCAATCAGTGTTTTCCAGCCGCGGTTGACGGGGTAGGGGACTTTGCTGCGGATTTTCAGGAT
This region of Deltaproteobacteria bacterium genomic DNA includes:
- a CDS encoding class II aldolase/adducin family protein; the encoded protein is MTTVYRGPYFNSPELKEIKAKVVNACLILDREGITDGFGHVSMRIPGHDAFITIAQVSPGCASLDKLVLLDFDGNFLGGAQPAPYEWPIHACILKARPDVNSVCHTHSKWSALFSVLKRSLRPAHMYGRFLPVSGAPIYPHAGLVTSVDRGQALAQSLQDGASTLLRAHGDAVVGASVEQAVLRTVQLAFLGELAHMAAVHGGPDYLTEGELATFAGDRSFPARPWEYFLSRLGDRRV
- a CDS encoding class II aldolase/adducin family protein, which encodes MAASRKNVPTLDSSELKELTDKLITSCHILDNEGVTDGYGHVCARVPNYDAFITIANISPGSVTRSRLIMQDFAGNHLDGATTPPNEWPIHACILKARPEIVSVAHTHSKWSTIFSVLPIKLKPLHHYGKFLSADGPPVYEGVGLVRTIERGNDLAKALGNGPAVLMRAHGDAVVGESIEQMIERTTRLAMLGEWNHLALLHGQPKYLSAEELEVYNADQRFPLRGWEYFVDRLRKNGLE
- a CDS encoding DOMON-like domain-containing protein, which gives rise to MANRRITLRLHPFARPSVGVEGVHAGIARKQNQLIFRYRLDGNLALLRLPKLAAPVHADGLWQHTCFEAFVGVRGSAAYYEFNFSPSRQWAVYEFRSYRDGVPLRASDWAPELSVRYAGNCLELEAVVPLEPLAWITAGARLHVGLTAVIEGGDGELSYWALKHPADKPDFHHPESFLLQLALGNESA
- a CDS encoding DUF1343 domain-containing protein; translation: MKFGIDRFLEEPALRKRLAGRRVALLAHPASVTRDLVHSLDALVAIPEVKLTAAFGPQHGLRGDKQDNMIESPDYVDPVHGIPVFSLYGEVRRPTTAMMDCFDVLLVDLQDVGCRIYTFITTLRYVLEAAAQHKKTVWVLDRPNPVGRPVEGLLLRSGWESFVGAGPLPMRHGLTLGELGTWFAKTLQLDVDYQVIAMEGWQPDTGPGYGWPLCERSWVNPSPNAANLSMARCYAGTVMLEGTTLSEGRGTTRPLELFGAPDIEPRKLLAKMESLAPEWLRGCSLRECWFEPTFHKHAGKLCAGVQIHVDDLGYDHQAFKPWRLMALALKALKLLRPDYELWRDFPYEYERERLAIDLINGSELLRRWVNDGGASPADLEKIATKDEHQWLEERRALLSYS